One Peribacillus simplex NBRC 15720 = DSM 1321 genomic region harbors:
- the metG gene encoding methionine--tRNA ligase codes for MQDKLKTFYITTPIYYPSGNLHIGHAYTTVAGDAMARYKRMRGFDVMYLTGTDEHGQKIQRKAAEEGITPQQYVDNIVSGIKELWEKLDISYDDFIRTTEDRHKEVVAKIFKRLLDQGDIYLDQYEGLYCTPCESFFTERQVEESNGNCPDCGRPVEKVKEESYFFRMSKYAERLLKFYEENPDFIQPESRKNEMINNFIKPGLEDLAVSRTTFDWGIKVPGDPKHVIYVWIDALTNYITALGYGTDNDSKYLNYWPADVHLVGKEIVRFHTIYWPIMLMALDVPLPKKVFAHGWLLMKDGKMSKSKGNVVDPVTLIDRYGLDSLRYYLLREVPFGSDGVFTPEGFVERINFDLANDLGNLLNRTVAMVNKYFDGVIPKYEGSNGEFEKALLEMNQDTVGKYEEAMENMEFSVALTSIWQLVSRTNKFIDETQPWTLAKDESRIKDLASVMVHLAESLRRTAILLKPFLTQTPEKIFAQLSIKDDVLKSWDSLAEFGQIPAETKVLKGDPIFPRLDMEEEVLYIKEQMQGGAPKAEEKVEETIPEVDEITIDDFTKVELRVAQVMEVEPVKKADKLLKLQLDLGYEKRQVVSGIAQHYKPEDLVGKKVICVTNLKPVKLRGELSQGMILAGSQDGVLSVATIDSSIPNGSKVK; via the coding sequence GTGCAAGATAAATTAAAAACATTCTATATCACGACACCCATATATTATCCGAGTGGTAATTTACATATAGGGCACGCGTATACGACAGTGGCAGGGGATGCCATGGCTCGTTATAAAAGGATGCGTGGCTTCGATGTCATGTATTTAACAGGCACTGATGAACATGGTCAAAAAATCCAGCGTAAAGCGGCTGAGGAAGGAATCACTCCACAGCAATATGTAGATAATATCGTATCAGGGATTAAAGAGCTCTGGGAAAAGCTTGATATTTCATATGATGATTTCATCAGGACGACGGAAGATCGCCATAAAGAGGTCGTAGCCAAAATATTCAAAAGGCTATTGGACCAGGGTGATATATACTTGGACCAATATGAAGGGTTATATTGTACACCTTGCGAATCTTTCTTCACGGAACGTCAGGTGGAAGAAAGCAATGGAAACTGTCCTGATTGCGGTAGGCCAGTTGAAAAGGTGAAAGAGGAATCTTATTTCTTTAGGATGAGTAAATATGCGGAGCGGTTACTGAAGTTTTATGAGGAAAACCCGGATTTTATTCAGCCGGAATCCCGCAAAAACGAAATGATCAATAACTTCATCAAGCCTGGATTGGAAGATCTGGCCGTTTCACGTACTACTTTCGATTGGGGCATCAAGGTGCCGGGAGATCCAAAGCATGTTATTTATGTCTGGATAGATGCTTTGACCAATTATATAACGGCATTAGGGTATGGAACGGATAATGATTCTAAATACTTGAATTATTGGCCAGCCGATGTACACCTGGTCGGAAAGGAAATCGTTCGTTTCCATACAATCTATTGGCCGATCATGTTAATGGCTCTTGACGTGCCGCTTCCAAAGAAAGTCTTTGCCCACGGATGGCTTCTCATGAAAGATGGTAAAATGTCCAAATCAAAAGGAAATGTAGTGGATCCCGTTACATTGATTGATCGTTACGGTTTGGATTCTTTACGCTACTATTTATTGCGTGAAGTACCATTTGGCTCCGATGGAGTATTTACACCGGAAGGGTTTGTGGAACGGATTAATTTTGACCTGGCAAATGATTTAGGGAATTTATTAAATCGAACAGTTGCAATGGTCAATAAGTATTTTGATGGTGTGATTCCAAAATACGAAGGATCCAATGGCGAATTCGAAAAGGCTTTGCTTGAAATGAACCAAGATACGGTAGGAAAATATGAGGAAGCAATGGAAAATATGGAATTTTCAGTTGCACTAACATCCATTTGGCAACTCGTGAGCAGAACTAACAAATTCATTGATGAGACCCAGCCATGGACTCTTGCTAAAGATGAATCAAGGATAAAAGACCTTGCTAGTGTCATGGTTCATTTGGCGGAATCATTACGCAGGACGGCAATCCTTTTGAAACCGTTCTTGACGCAAACACCGGAAAAAATCTTTGCTCAGCTTAGCATCAAAGATGATGTGTTAAAATCTTGGGACAGTTTAGCGGAGTTCGGTCAAATTCCTGCTGAAACAAAAGTCTTGAAGGGAGACCCGATCTTCCCTCGTTTGGATATGGAAGAGGAAGTTTTATATATTAAAGAACAAATGCAGGGCGGTGCCCCTAAGGCCGAGGAAAAAGTGGAAGAGACGATTCCCGAGGTTGATGAAATCACTATTGATGACTTTACAAAAGTGGAGCTTCGTGTTGCTCAGGTAATGGAAGTTGAGCCTGTAAAGAAGGCGGATAAGCTTCTTAAACTTCAGCTTGATTTGGGTTATGAGAAACGGCAGGTCGTATCAGGCATTGCACAGCACTATAAACCCGAAGATTTAGTAGGCAAAAAAGTGATATGCGTAACGAATTTGAAACCTGTTAAACTTCGTGGCGAGCTCTCTCAAGGAATGATTTTGGCGGGAAGCCAGGATGGTGTGCTCTCAGTCGCTACAATAGATTCATCGATTCCAAATGGTTCAAAGGTAAAATAA
- a CDS encoding G5 and 3D domain-containing protein translates to MAIAICSAILVSTALGILIYQGTKDTVTIMLDGKKEVVRTHAATVNDMLEDLEITVQAADYVHPSRATKVDDDLEVVWKPAQKIVMVQDSKRKEVWSTADTVDELLKDQDLSVKEQDKITPSKSTKLKANMEVAIDKAFSLKLVVGGDEKQVWSTSTTVADFLKQQGVKLNDLDRVEPELTEKVEAENTVNVVRIEKVTDVVEEPVDFAVITKKDDSLSKGKEKIVKEGKDGLVSKKYEVIKENGKEVKRELLSEKVVNKKQDKVVTVGTRTTVAQASRGVTNVSSSSGKEIYVSSTAYTASCKGCSGVTSTGVDLKSNPGAKIIAVDPNVIPMGSKVYVEGYGYAVAADKGGAIKGNRIDVFFSSKNDAYRWGVKRVKIRVLD, encoded by the coding sequence ATGGCAATTGCCATTTGTAGTGCTATTCTTGTTTCTACAGCATTGGGAATACTAATATATCAAGGAACAAAGGATACAGTAACAATCATGCTAGACGGAAAAAAAGAGGTAGTGCGTACACACGCGGCTACTGTAAATGATATGTTGGAAGATTTAGAGATTACCGTTCAAGCCGCAGACTATGTCCACCCATCAAGAGCCACAAAGGTTGATGATGATTTAGAGGTGGTTTGGAAGCCTGCACAAAAAATCGTCATGGTACAGGATAGTAAGAGGAAGGAAGTTTGGTCCACTGCCGATACGGTAGACGAACTTTTAAAAGACCAAGATCTTAGTGTGAAGGAACAGGATAAGATCACCCCTTCAAAAAGTACGAAGCTGAAAGCGAATATGGAAGTTGCCATAGACAAAGCCTTTTCACTGAAATTAGTGGTAGGTGGAGACGAAAAGCAGGTATGGTCAACTTCGACTACTGTCGCTGACTTTTTAAAGCAACAAGGAGTAAAACTCAATGATTTGGATCGAGTTGAGCCAGAATTAACCGAAAAAGTTGAAGCTGAGAATACGGTAAACGTAGTTCGAATTGAAAAAGTCACCGATGTAGTGGAAGAACCAGTTGACTTTGCTGTCATAACAAAAAAAGATGACTCTTTATCAAAAGGGAAAGAGAAAATTGTCAAAGAAGGAAAAGACGGTCTCGTTTCTAAGAAATATGAAGTTATTAAAGAAAATGGCAAAGAGGTCAAAAGAGAATTACTTTCAGAAAAAGTAGTTAATAAAAAGCAGGATAAAGTTGTAACGGTCGGAACTCGAACGACGGTTGCCCAGGCATCACGCGGAGTAACTAACGTTAGTTCTTCGAGTGGAAAAGAAATATACGTATCATCAACGGCTTATACTGCCAGTTGTAAGGGCTGTTCCGGTGTCACGTCCACAGGTGTAGATCTAAAGAGTAATCCGGGTGCGAAAATCATTGCTGTCGATCCAAACGTAATTCCTATGGGGTCAAAAGTATATGTAGAGGGCTACGGCTATGCAGTAGCTGCTGACAAAGGCGGAGCAATAAAGGGAAATAGGATTGACGTCTTCTTTTCCTCAAAAAATGATGCCTATCGCTGGGGTGTAAAGAGAGTAAAGATTCGTGTACTGGACTAA
- a CDS encoding TatD family hydrolase — protein sequence MLFDTHVHVNAEQFNEDLEDVIERAKEAGVNNMVVVGFDRPTIIRAMELIEAYDFMYAAVGWHPVDAIDMTEEDLQWIEELSNHPKVVAIGEMGLDYHWDKSPKEVQMEVFRKQIRLAKKVGLPIIIHNREATADIVHILKEEEASRVGGIMHCFSGSAETALECINMNFYISLGGPVTFKNAKKPKEVAAAVPLDRLLIETDCPYLAPHPYRGKRNEPSYVKLVAEQIAEIKQLTIEEVSQATTENAKKLFGIN from the coding sequence ATGTTATTTGACACACACGTACATGTTAATGCGGAACAATTCAACGAGGATCTCGAAGACGTAATAGAAAGAGCTAAGGAAGCAGGAGTCAATAATATGGTAGTCGTTGGTTTTGACCGGCCTACTATTATAAGGGCAATGGAATTAATAGAAGCTTATGATTTCATGTATGCCGCAGTCGGATGGCATCCTGTGGATGCTATAGATATGACAGAAGAGGACTTACAATGGATCGAGGAATTATCAAATCATCCAAAGGTCGTGGCCATTGGTGAGATGGGCCTGGATTATCATTGGGATAAGTCACCGAAAGAAGTTCAAATGGAGGTGTTCAGGAAGCAAATCCGATTGGCAAAAAAGGTGGGGCTGCCCATTATCATCCATAATCGGGAAGCGACCGCGGATATCGTGCACATACTAAAGGAAGAAGAGGCATCAAGGGTTGGAGGCATCATGCATTGCTTTAGCGGAAGTGCAGAAACGGCTTTGGAATGCATCAATATGAATTTTTATATTTCATTGGGTGGCCCTGTGACCTTCAAGAATGCAAAAAAACCAAAGGAAGTCGCAGCAGCCGTACCTTTAGACCGTTTACTGATAGAGACCGATTGTCCATACTTGGCTCCCCATCCTTATAGAGGGAAGCGTAATGAACCTTCGTATGTGAAGCTTGTTGCTGAACAAATTGCAGAAATCAAACAACTCACAATAGAGGAAGTTTCCCAGGCAACAACGGAAAATGCCAAGAAATTATTCGGCATTAACTGA
- the rnmV gene encoding ribonuclease M5, with translation MKKIKEIIVVEGKDDTVAIKRAVNADTIETNGSAVNESCIEQVRLAQKTRGAIIFTDPDFPGQKIRNIISEQVKGCKHAFLTKKEALPKSGRGIGVEHASPEAIRNALKDAQLMDEEASEEISQQDLIDAGLIGGSGAKERREKLGSILKIGFTNGKQLYKRLKMFQISTEAFEKAMVQINQEEKNE, from the coding sequence ATGAAAAAGATTAAAGAAATTATTGTTGTAGAAGGAAAAGACGATACGGTAGCGATCAAAAGGGCTGTTAATGCTGATACAATAGAAACCAACGGATCAGCAGTGAATGAGTCCTGTATTGAGCAGGTGAGGCTTGCACAAAAGACACGTGGAGCCATCATTTTCACAGACCCTGATTTTCCAGGTCAAAAAATCAGGAATATAATTTCAGAACAAGTAAAGGGATGTAAACATGCCTTTTTAACGAAGAAGGAAGCCCTTCCTAAGTCAGGTAGAGGAATTGGTGTGGAACATGCTTCTCCTGAGGCAATTCGTAATGCTTTAAAGGATGCCCAATTAATGGATGAAGAGGCTTCAGAAGAGATTTCACAGCAGGATTTAATAGATGCAGGTTTAATCGGGGGATCCGGTGCCAAGGAACGAAGGGAAAAACTTGGATCTATTTTAAAAATCGGGTTTACCAATGGTAAACAGTTATATAAGAGACTAAAAATGTTCCAAATATCGACTGAGGCTTTTGAGAAAGCGATGGTACAGATAAATCAGGAGGAAAAAAATGAATAA
- a CDS encoding PSP1 domain-containing protein, whose translation MYDVVGVRFKKAGKIYYFDPGEFAIPKDDFVIVETVRGVEFGKVVTARKQVDENDVVLPLKKVLRVADAKDKLIVDENKAAAEEAYSICCQKVVEHKLDMKLVDVSYTFDRNKVVFYFTADGRVDFRDLVKDLAAIFRTRIELRQIGVRDEAKMLGGIGPCGRMLCCSTFLGDFEPVSIKMAKDQNLSLNPTKISGLCGRLMCCLKYENDEYESAKEMLPDLGEMINTPGGKGKVVGLNILERVLQIELIEQERVLEYTLDEILKEGAVSIQATDY comes from the coding sequence TTGTATGATGTTGTAGGTGTCCGTTTTAAAAAGGCGGGCAAAATATACTACTTTGATCCGGGTGAATTCGCTATTCCTAAGGACGATTTTGTAATAGTGGAGACTGTCCGCGGTGTTGAATTCGGTAAAGTCGTTACAGCCCGTAAACAAGTAGATGAAAACGATGTTGTCCTGCCATTGAAAAAAGTACTTCGGGTTGCTGATGCAAAAGATAAGCTGATTGTAGACGAGAACAAGGCGGCTGCAGAAGAGGCTTACTCTATATGTTGTCAAAAGGTTGTGGAGCATAAGCTGGATATGAAGCTGGTTGATGTGTCATATACTTTCGATAGAAATAAAGTCGTGTTTTATTTTACAGCGGATGGTCGCGTGGATTTCCGTGATTTAGTCAAAGATTTAGCTGCCATATTCAGAACTCGCATAGAACTGCGCCAAATTGGGGTAAGGGATGAGGCAAAGATGCTTGGTGGCATCGGACCGTGTGGGAGAATGCTATGCTGCTCCACATTTCTTGGAGATTTTGAACCGGTTTCCATTAAAATGGCGAAGGATCAGAATTTATCATTAAACCCTACAAAAATCTCAGGTTTATGCGGTCGATTGATGTGCTGTCTGAAATATGAAAATGATGAGTATGAAAGTGCGAAGGAAATGCTTCCTGATTTAGGTGAAATGATTAATACGCCTGGTGGCAAAGGCAAAGTAGTTGGGCTTAATATTCTAGAACGCGTACTTCAGATTGAACTAATCGAGCAAGAAAGAGTATTAGAGTATACTCTAGATGAGATTCTGAAAGAGGGAGCCGTTTCTATTCAAGCCACAGATTATTAA
- the yabA gene encoding DNA replication initiation control protein YabA, giving the protein METQIGQLYKQLGELKQNLAEILEENQSLKLENEHLRHRLGLVEVETAPAAVKVKQKVKNRTASADKVMDIGEGYDNLARIYQEGFHICNLHFGSLRKEGDCLFCLSFLNKK; this is encoded by the coding sequence ATGGAAACCCAGATAGGCCAATTATATAAGCAGCTTGGAGAATTGAAGCAGAACTTAGCTGAAATCCTTGAGGAAAATCAGTCGCTCAAGCTGGAGAACGAGCATTTGCGCCATCGGTTGGGCCTTGTCGAAGTCGAAACTGCGCCTGCTGCAGTAAAGGTCAAACAAAAAGTGAAAAACCGTACTGCAAGTGCGGACAAGGTTATGGATATCGGGGAAGGCTATGATAATTTAGCACGTATCTATCAAGAAGGCTTTCATATTTGCAATCTGCATTTTGGCAGTTTACGAAAAGAAGGGGATTGCCTGTTCTGTTTATCTTTTTTAAACAAGAAGTGA
- a CDS encoding GIY-YIG nuclease family protein — translation MERNKHYFYVLKCRDGSYYAGYTNNLARRIDAHNQGRGAKYTRGRTPVELIYHEVFETQTLAMQAEYKFKQLTRKQKQKWMAKEDT, via the coding sequence ATGGAGAGGAATAAGCATTATTTTTATGTTTTAAAATGTAGGGACGGCAGCTATTATGCTGGGTATACAAATAATTTGGCCCGTAGGATTGATGCTCATAATCAAGGCAGGGGTGCAAAGTATACACGAGGCCGGACCCCAGTTGAACTGATTTATCATGAAGTATTCGAAACACAGACATTGGCCATGCAGGCTGAATATAAATTCAAGCAATTAACAAGAAAACAAAAGCAAAAGTGGATGGCAAAGGAGGATACATGA
- the holB gene encoding DNA polymerase III subunit delta' yields the protein MVLDKTWQDMSQIQPQVMTMLQNSITKNRVAHAYLFEGEKGTGKQEISNAFAKSLLCEAPTAGYEPCELCRNCKRISSGNHPDVHLIERDGLSIKKEQIKGLQEEFSKKSVEADRKVYMIADADKMSVGAANSLLKFLEEPSADTVAILMTEQLQRILPTILSRCQVISFKPLSPENVKRKLIEQDVEPQLASVIAHITQNVEAGIELSHDEWFVQAQKIVVKLYEVLKLNSLKALLYLQTDWFTHFKEREQVDRGLDLLLLIYKDLLYIQLDKKDFVVFQNKLKEFETHALHLSPRRLAEHMGCILEAKRKLMSNTNPQLLMEQLVLNLQEGS from the coding sequence ATGGTTTTGGATAAAACATGGCAAGACATGAGTCAAATTCAGCCGCAGGTAATGACGATGCTGCAAAATAGCATAACGAAGAACAGGGTGGCTCATGCGTATTTATTTGAAGGGGAAAAAGGGACAGGTAAGCAAGAGATAAGCAATGCCTTTGCCAAAAGCTTACTATGTGAAGCCCCGACAGCAGGTTATGAGCCATGCGAACTTTGTCGGAATTGCAAACGGATTTCCAGTGGGAATCATCCTGATGTCCATTTGATAGAAAGAGACGGTCTCTCAATAAAGAAAGAACAAATTAAGGGGCTTCAGGAAGAATTTTCGAAAAAAAGCGTGGAGGCAGATCGAAAGGTTTATATGATTGCCGATGCGGACAAAATGTCGGTGGGGGCAGCCAACAGTCTATTGAAATTTTTAGAAGAACCTTCGGCTGATACTGTAGCAATATTGATGACCGAACAGCTTCAGAGGATTCTACCAACTATATTATCAAGGTGCCAAGTGATTTCGTTCAAGCCATTATCTCCTGAGAATGTGAAACGGAAGCTGATAGAACAGGATGTAGAACCACAGCTGGCCTCGGTTATCGCACACATAACACAGAATGTGGAAGCTGGAATCGAGCTTAGCCATGATGAATGGTTTGTACAAGCTCAAAAAATAGTGGTAAAATTATATGAAGTGTTAAAACTTAATTCCTTGAAGGCATTGCTGTACCTTCAGACGGATTGGTTCACACACTTTAAAGAAAGAGAACAGGTTGACAGAGGTCTTGATTTGTTACTTCTTATATATAAGGATTTATTATACATTCAGTTGGATAAAAAGGACTTCGTTGTATTCCAAAATAAACTGAAGGAATTTGAAACTCACGCTCTTCATCTTTCCCCAAGACGCCTTGCTGAACATATGGGTTGCATTTTGGAAGCAAAAAGGAAGCTGATGTCCAACACGAATCCACAGCTGTTGATGGAACAGCTTGTGCTGAATTTGCAGGAGGGATCATGA
- a CDS encoding tRNA1(Val) (adenine(37)-N6)-methyltransferase, giving the protein MVELKGDERLDYLLAENLRIIQSPSVFSFSLDAVLLSRFVNVPIQKGKIVDLCSGNGVIPLLLSTRTKGTITGVEIQERLYDMAQRSMDYNGVSSQIEMIHGDIKEIPKQIGYSKYDVVTCNPPYFPTPSIEEINKNEHFAIARHEIMCNLEDVMRVSSQLLRQGGKAAFVHRPGRLMDILRFMRMYRIEPKRLQFVYPKSSKEANTILIEGIKDGNPDLKILPPLVVYNDQNEYNPEIRRILYGEE; this is encoded by the coding sequence ATGGTAGAACTTAAAGGAGATGAGCGCCTGGATTATCTATTGGCTGAGAATTTAAGAATCATTCAGAGCCCATCGGTGTTCTCTTTTTCATTAGATGCCGTTTTATTATCAAGGTTCGTAAATGTACCGATCCAAAAAGGTAAAATCGTAGATCTTTGCTCAGGGAATGGGGTCATACCTTTGCTGCTGAGTACAAGAACGAAGGGGACAATTACCGGTGTAGAGATTCAAGAACGGCTATATGACATGGCCCAGAGGAGCATGGACTATAATGGCGTATCCTCCCAGATCGAGATGATTCATGGGGATATAAAAGAAATTCCAAAACAGATAGGGTATAGCAAATATGATGTGGTTACTTGCAATCCACCCTATTTCCCGACGCCATCTATCGAAGAGATTAACAAAAATGAGCATTTTGCAATTGCCCGACATGAAATAATGTGTAATCTTGAGGACGTCATGCGTGTTTCAAGTCAATTGCTGCGTCAAGGTGGGAAAGCGGCATTCGTTCATAGACCGGGCCGTCTGATGGATATCCTACGTTTCATGAGGATGTACAGAATTGAACCGAAGCGACTGCAATTCGTTTATCCAAAGAGTTCAAAAGAAGCGAATACGATTCTTATAGAAGGGATAAAGGACGGCAACCCTGATTTGAAGATTCTTCCTCCGCTTGTTGTATATAATGATCAAAATGAGTATAATCCGGAAATCAGAAGGATTTTATATGGAGAGGAATAA
- the rsmI gene encoding 16S rRNA (cytidine(1402)-2'-O)-methyltransferase, translated as MWQQKSFEKEGLEPALYLVPTPIGNLEDMSFRALRILKEADVIAAEDTRNTKKLCNYFEISTPIVSYHEHNKEYSGKQMLERLRSGEVIALVSDAGLPTISDPGYELVKAAIAEQFKVIPLPGANAALTALIASGLIPQPFYFYGFLQRGAKEKKQELEKLKKMESTWIVYESPHRLKETLKHMHEILGDRRIVLCRELTKKFEEFIRGTVSEALTWAMESEIRGEFCLIIEGGQWSEDEPEEAWWMVLDLVGHVNHYIETKQFTSKDAIKQVAKDRNLQKRDVYQAYHIDIQ; from the coding sequence ATGTGGCAGCAAAAGAGTTTTGAAAAAGAAGGATTGGAGCCAGCTCTATATCTGGTTCCTACACCGATAGGTAACCTTGAGGATATGAGTTTCCGGGCTTTAAGAATCTTAAAGGAAGCGGATGTCATTGCTGCTGAGGATACGCGAAATACGAAGAAATTATGCAACTACTTTGAAATTTCGACACCTATCGTCAGTTACCATGAACATAATAAGGAGTATAGCGGGAAGCAGATGCTTGAGAGGCTTCGATCTGGAGAGGTCATCGCATTGGTAAGTGATGCAGGCTTGCCGACGATATCCGATCCGGGATATGAACTGGTCAAAGCTGCCATTGCCGAACAGTTTAAAGTCATCCCGTTACCGGGGGCCAATGCTGCATTAACTGCATTGATCGCATCTGGACTGATTCCGCAGCCTTTTTACTTTTATGGCTTTCTACAACGGGGAGCAAAAGAAAAAAAGCAGGAGCTGGAAAAATTAAAAAAAATGGAATCGACTTGGATCGTTTATGAATCCCCACATCGATTGAAAGAAACATTGAAACATATGCATGAAATTTTAGGTGACCGTCGTATAGTATTATGCCGAGAATTAACCAAGAAATTTGAAGAGTTCATTCGAGGGACTGTGAGTGAAGCATTGACGTGGGCGATGGAATCCGAAATTCGCGGTGAGTTCTGTTTAATAATAGAAGGTGGGCAATGGTCGGAGGATGAACCTGAAGAAGCTTGGTGGATGGTCCTTGACCTCGTCGGTCATGTTAATCATTATATAGAAACTAAGCAGTTCACTTCAAAGGACGCAATCAAGCAGGTCGCAAAAGATCGCAATTTGCAAAAACGCGATGTATATCAAGCGTATCACATTGATATACAATAA
- a CDS encoding AbrB/MazE/SpoVT family DNA-binding domain-containing protein — translation MKSTGIVRKVDELGRVVIPIELRRTLGIAEKDALEIYVDDERIILKKYKPNMTCQVTGEVSDNNLTLANGKLILSREGAELLIQEIQQNFTAAK, via the coding sequence ATGAAATCTACAGGTATTGTTCGTAAAGTTGATGAGTTAGGCCGGGTGGTTATTCCAATCGAACTTCGTCGTACATTGGGTATCGCTGAGAAAGACGCTCTTGAAATCTATGTTGATGATGAGCGCATCATCTTGAAAAAATACAAACCAAACATGACTTGCCAAGTTACAGGTGAAGTTTCCGATAACAACCTTACACTTGCTAATGGTAAATTGATTCTTAGTCGTGAAGGTGCAGAATTACTTATTCAAGAAATTCAACAAAACTTCACTGCTGCTAAATAA
- a CDS encoding YaaR family protein → MKINHEIPIKLDKSRQDSKQFQTVSGRFQQMVQTQDQKMQIQTLNRLIGDIEGAGQRLVRSRTFRELAKYKALVKRFVKEAVEYGLELKQSTSWNEYGQSRPLKTVETIDARLVELSEEILNKEKSSLKYWK, encoded by the coding sequence ATGAAAATCAACCATGAGATCCCTATTAAGCTGGATAAATCGCGTCAGGATTCCAAACAATTTCAAACAGTAAGTGGAAGATTTCAACAAATGGTCCAGACACAAGATCAAAAGATGCAAATCCAAACATTAAACCGTTTGATAGGCGATATTGAAGGGGCAGGTCAGCGTTTAGTAAGGTCACGTACTTTTAGGGAATTGGCAAAATATAAAGCATTGGTGAAACGGTTTGTTAAAGAAGCGGTTGAATATGGACTGGAACTGAAGCAATCAACGAGCTGGAACGAATATGGACAGAGCCGGCCGTTGAAAACCGTGGAAACGATAGATGCAAGATTAGTTGAGTTAAGCGAGGAAATTCTTAATAAAGAGAAAAGCTCGCTGAAATATTGGAAATGA